The following are encoded together in the Haloarcula rubripromontorii genome:
- a CDS encoding cytochrome b, whose amino-acid sequence MSRAKAVYDWFDTRLDLENGQKFLGKAFPAEDSFLLGEVALFCFLLLILSGVFLGFFFEPSTSDVEYDGSVQKFQGEEMPEAFVSVLHITYDVPFGMFIRRLHHWAAHLFVASIGLHMLRVFFTGAYRNPREPNWVVGTGLAALSMGAAYTGYALPFDEFAATATSIGYNLTISIPLLGDFLGQVVFGGEFPSSATIPRLYFLHVLVIPAAIAVGLAVHMAILIRQKHTEAPRDEDVTGGRQPVDEEDDDIIIGLPAFPNQAAVSAVVFFVTAATLSALAGLLPVHNVAEYGPNDPASTPELIMPDWFLMWVYGFLKLLPQISFNVGPAHINGEFVGGIVLPGLVFAAVAVWPFIDRSEPTHFTADPLDRAWQTGVGVAAVAFIMIASIAGMNNILAGQVLGTTTGVVNPILTAALLVVPPVFGGITYLLLRDGEPTPSQEGDVAADGGAVDGDTDRTESEGDG is encoded by the coding sequence ATGTCCCGCGCCAAAGCCGTCTACGACTGGTTCGACACCCGCCTCGATCTGGAGAACGGCCAGAAATTCCTCGGGAAAGCGTTCCCGGCCGAGGACTCGTTCCTGCTGGGGGAGGTGGCGCTGTTCTGTTTCCTCCTCTTGATTCTATCGGGGGTCTTCCTCGGGTTCTTCTTCGAACCCTCCACGTCCGACGTGGAGTACGACGGCAGCGTCCAGAAGTTCCAGGGCGAGGAGATGCCCGAGGCGTTCGTCTCGGTGTTGCACATCACCTACGACGTGCCCTTCGGGATGTTCATCCGCCGGCTCCACCACTGGGCGGCTCACCTCTTTGTCGCCTCGATAGGGTTGCACATGTTACGGGTGTTCTTTACCGGCGCGTACCGCAATCCGCGGGAGCCAAACTGGGTCGTCGGCACGGGCCTCGCGGCCCTGTCGATGGGCGCGGCCTACACCGGCTACGCCCTGCCGTTCGACGAGTTCGCCGCCACCGCCACGAGCATCGGCTACAACCTCACGATATCGATACCGCTGTTGGGTGATTTCCTCGGCCAAGTGGTGTTCGGGGGGGAGTTCCCCTCCAGCGCCACCATCCCGCGGCTGTACTTCCTGCACGTCCTCGTGATACCGGCGGCCATCGCCGTGGGGCTGGCCGTCCACATGGCCATCCTCATCCGGCAGAAACACACCGAGGCCCCGCGGGACGAGGACGTGACGGGCGGTCGCCAGCCCGTTGACGAGGAGGACGACGACATCATCATCGGCCTGCCCGCGTTCCCGAACCAGGCCGCGGTGTCGGCCGTCGTGTTCTTCGTCACGGCGGCGACGCTATCGGCGCTCGCGGGGCTACTGCCGGTCCACAACGTCGCCGAGTACGGCCCGAACGACCCCGCGTCAACGCCGGAACTCATCATGCCGGACTGGTTCCTGATGTGGGTGTACGGCTTCCTGAAGCTCCTTCCACAGATCAGCTTCAACGTCGGCCCCGCCCACATCAACGGGGAGTTCGTCGGCGGCATCGTCCTCCCGGGACTCGTGTTCGCCGCGGTTGCCGTCTGGCCCTTTATCGACCGGTCGGAGCCGACCCACTTCACCGCGGACCCGCTAGACCGGGCCTGGCAGACCGGCGTCGGCGTGGCCGCCGTCGCGTTCATCATGATCGCCTCCATCGCTGGGATGAACAATATCCTCGCGGGCCAGGTGCTTGGAACGACGACCGGCGTGGTCAACCCCATCCTGACGGCCGCGCTACTGGTCGTGCCGCCGGTGTTCGGCGGCATTACGTACCTGCTGTTGCGCGACGGCGAGCCGACGCCGTCACAGGAAGGCGACGTGGCCGCGGACGGCGGCGCTGTCGACGGCGACACAGACCGTACCGAATCGGAGGGAGACGGATGA
- a CDS encoding nitrate reductase subunit alpha — MSRHDLTDDETDSAGISRRDFVRGLGAASLLGATGLSFADDGMDGLQAVDDPIGNYPYRDWEDLYRDEWDWDSVARSTHSVNCTGSCSWNVYVKDGQVWREEQAGDYPTFDESLPDPNPRGCQKGACYTDYVNADQRVLHPLRRTGERGEGQWERISWDEALTEIADHVIDEVQAGRYDAISGFTPIPAMSPVSFASGSRLVNLLGGVSHSFYDWYSDLPPGQPITWGTQTDNAESADWHNADYIIAWGSNINVTRIPDAKYFLDAGYEGAKRVGIFTDYSQTAIHTDEWLSPHGGSDTALALGMAQTIVDEGLYDEDHLKEQTDMPLLVREDTGKFLRASEVGLAEDADDPEKVFVMVDADGNLRRAPGSLGERDGQKDYSASIELDFDPQLSVERSVDTDEGSVPVRSVWENLTDELSQYTPEFVHEETGVGENTYQRVAREFAEADAAKIIHGKGVNDWYHNDLGNRAIQLLVTLTGNLGDPGTGLDHYVGQEKIWSFHGWKVLSFPTGSVRGVPTTLWTYFHAGILDNTDPDTAKKIRESIDEGWMPVYPEERDDGGRPDPSTMFVWRGNYFNQAKGNVAVEEQLWPKLDLVVDINFRMDSTAMYSDIVLPAASHYEKHDLSETDMHTYVHPFTPAVEPLGEAKTDWEIFRLLAEKIQERARERGVEPVEDRKFDRTIDLTTIHDDYVRDWETGEDGALEEDRAAAEFILEHSEETNPEDSDEQITFDDIDDQPQRFLEAGDHWSSDIKDGEAYVPWQDYVHDKNPWPTFTGRQQYYIDHDWYLELGEELPTHKEGPENTGGDYPLSYNTPHGRWSIHSTWRDDPKMLRLQRGEPVVYINPEDADERGIEDGDTVEVYNDLGSVEVQAKIYPSSEPGTVRHFFSWEKFQYPDRDNFNTLVPMYMKPTQLVQYPEDTGEHLHFFPNYWGPTGVNSDVRVDVRPTGGDSE; from the coding sequence ATGAGTAGACACGACCTGACCGACGACGAAACGGACAGTGCGGGAATCAGTCGCCGCGACTTCGTGCGCGGCCTCGGAGCCGCGTCGCTGCTGGGCGCGACGGGGCTGTCCTTCGCTGACGACGGCATGGACGGCCTGCAAGCGGTCGACGACCCCATCGGCAACTACCCCTACCGGGACTGGGAAGACCTCTACCGCGACGAGTGGGACTGGGACTCCGTCGCCCGGTCGACCCACAGCGTCAACTGCACCGGCTCCTGTTCCTGGAACGTTTACGTCAAGGACGGGCAGGTCTGGCGCGAGGAGCAGGCCGGCGACTACCCCACCTTCGACGAGAGCCTCCCGGACCCGAACCCGCGGGGCTGTCAGAAGGGGGCCTGTTACACCGACTACGTCAACGCCGACCAGCGGGTCCTGCACCCGCTCCGTCGCACCGGCGAGCGCGGCGAGGGCCAGTGGGAGCGCATCTCCTGGGACGAGGCGTTGACCGAAATCGCCGACCACGTCATCGACGAGGTGCAGGCGGGCCGGTACGACGCCATCTCCGGGTTCACGCCGATTCCGGCGATGTCGCCCGTGAGCTTCGCCTCCGGCTCCCGGCTCGTAAACCTGCTCGGCGGCGTCTCGCACAGCTTCTACGACTGGTACTCGGACCTGCCGCCGGGCCAGCCCATCACCTGGGGCACCCAGACGGACAACGCCGAGTCCGCCGACTGGCACAACGCCGACTACATCATCGCCTGGGGGTCGAACATCAACGTCACGCGCATCCCCGACGCGAAGTACTTCCTCGACGCCGGCTACGAGGGGGCGAAGCGGGTCGGTATCTTCACCGACTACTCCCAGACAGCCATCCACACCGACGAGTGGCTCTCGCCCCACGGCGGCAGCGACACCGCCCTCGCGCTGGGCATGGCCCAGACCATCGTCGACGAGGGGCTGTACGACGAGGACCACCTCAAAGAGCAGACCGACATGCCGCTGCTGGTGCGAGAGGACACCGGGAAGTTCCTCCGGGCCAGCGAGGTCGGCCTCGCCGAGGACGCCGACGACCCCGAGAAAGTGTTCGTCATGGTCGACGCCGACGGGAACCTCCGTCGTGCGCCCGGCTCGCTCGGCGAGCGGGACGGCCAGAAGGACTACTCGGCGAGCATCGAACTCGACTTCGACCCGCAGTTGTCGGTCGAGCGCAGCGTCGACACCGACGAGGGCAGCGTCCCGGTCCGGTCGGTCTGGGAGAACCTCACCGACGAACTCAGCCAGTACACGCCGGAGTTCGTCCACGAGGAGACCGGCGTCGGCGAGAACACATACCAGCGGGTCGCCCGCGAGTTCGCCGAGGCCGACGCGGCCAAGATAATCCACGGCAAGGGGGTCAACGACTGGTACCACAACGACCTGGGCAACCGCGCCATCCAGTTGCTCGTGACGCTGACGGGCAACCTCGGCGACCCCGGGACCGGCCTGGACCACTACGTCGGCCAGGAGAAGATATGGTCGTTCCACGGCTGGAAGGTGCTGTCGTTCCCGACCGGCAGCGTCCGCGGCGTCCCGACGACGCTGTGGACGTACTTCCACGCCGGCATCCTCGACAACACCGACCCCGACACCGCCAAGAAGATACGCGAGTCCATCGACGAAGGGTGGATGCCGGTCTATCCCGAGGAACGGGACGACGGCGGCCGACCGGACCCGTCGACGATGTTCGTCTGGCGGGGGAACTACTTCAACCAGGCCAAGGGCAACGTCGCCGTCGAGGAACAGCTCTGGCCCAAACTCGACCTCGTGGTCGACATCAACTTCCGGATGGACTCGACGGCGATGTACTCCGACATCGTCCTGCCGGCGGCCAGTCACTACGAGAAACACGACCTCTCGGAGACGGACATGCACACCTACGTCCACCCGTTCACGCCCGCCGTCGAGCCGCTGGGCGAGGCCAAGACCGACTGGGAAATCTTCCGCCTGCTCGCCGAGAAGATACAGGAGCGGGCCCGTGAACGCGGTGTCGAGCCGGTCGAGGACCGGAAGTTCGACCGGACCATCGACCTCACGACCATCCACGACGACTACGTCCGCGACTGGGAGACCGGCGAGGACGGGGCGCTGGAAGAGGACCGGGCCGCCGCGGAGTTCATCCTCGAACACTCCGAGGAGACCAACCCCGAGGACAGCGACGAGCAGATTACCTTCGACGACATCGACGACCAGCCCCAGCGGTTCCTCGAAGCTGGCGACCACTGGAGCTCCGACATCAAGGACGGGGAGGCCTACGTCCCGTGGCAGGACTACGTCCACGACAAGAACCCCTGGCCGACCTTCACCGGCCGCCAGCAGTACTACATCGACCACGACTGGTACCTCGAACTCGGCGAGGAACTGCCGACCCACAAGGAGGGGCCGGAGAACACCGGCGGCGACTACCCGCTGTCGTACAACACGCCCCACGGCCGGTGGTCCATCCACTCGACGTGGCGCGACGACCCCAAGATGCTCAGGCTCCAACGCGGCGAGCCGGTGGTGTACATCAACCCCGAGGACGCCGACGAGCGCGGCATCGAGGACGGGGACACCGTGGAGGTGTACAACGACCTCGGGAGCGTCGAGGTGCAGGCCAAAATCTACCCGTCCAGCGAACCGGGGACTGTCAGGCACTTCTTCTCCTGGGAGAAGTTCCAGTACCCTGACCGGGACAACTTCAACACGCTCGTCCCGATGTACATGAAGCCGACCCAGCTGGTACAGTACCCGGAAGACACCGGCGAGCACCTGCACTTCTTCCCGAACTACTGGGGGCCGACGGGGGTCAACAGCGACGTCCGCGTGGACGTGCGACCGACCGGAGGTGACAGCGAATGA
- a CDS encoding selenate reductase subunit beta, translating to MSTDQQDEGEEDTLVNVADGVDHQVAMVMDLNKCIGCQTCTIACKSLWTEDGGSEYMYWNNVETKPGEGYPRGWEDSGGGWESSEHKERSPGEIPDEEDYGRAWEFNHSEIMYEGSDEPLRPREGAEWGPNWDEDQGAGEYPNSYYFYLPRICNHCTHPSCVEACPRSALYKREEDGIVLVDQDRCRGYRYCVEGCPYKKVYYNTVSKKSEKCIFCYPRIEGEGPEGETFAPACAEECPPQLRLVGFLDDEEGPIHKLVNEYEVALPLHPEFQTQPNVYYIPPFAPGQHTENGETVDIDRIPRQYLRELFGDGVDEALDTIERERQRARQGEDSELMELLQDKNPAKQYRLEVFDDD from the coding sequence ATGAGCACCGACCAACAGGACGAGGGAGAGGAGGACACGCTGGTCAACGTCGCCGACGGCGTCGACCACCAGGTCGCCATGGTGATGGACCTGAACAAGTGCATCGGCTGCCAGACGTGTACCATCGCCTGCAAGAGCCTCTGGACGGAGGACGGCGGGTCGGAGTACATGTACTGGAACAACGTCGAGACCAAGCCCGGCGAGGGTTACCCGCGGGGCTGGGAGGACTCCGGCGGCGGCTGGGAGTCGAGCGAGCACAAAGAGCGCTCGCCCGGCGAGATTCCGGACGAGGAGGACTACGGCCGCGCCTGGGAGTTCAACCACAGCGAGATAATGTACGAGGGCAGCGACGAGCCGCTCCGGCCCCGCGAGGGCGCGGAGTGGGGCCCCAACTGGGACGAAGACCAGGGGGCCGGCGAGTACCCCAACAGCTACTACTTCTACCTCCCGCGCATCTGCAACCACTGCACCCACCCCTCCTGTGTCGAGGCCTGCCCGCGCTCGGCGCTGTACAAGCGCGAGGAGGACGGCATCGTCCTCGTCGACCAGGACCGCTGTCGGGGCTACCGCTACTGCGTCGAGGGGTGTCCCTACAAGAAGGTGTACTACAACACCGTCTCGAAGAAATCGGAGAAGTGCATCTTCTGTTACCCCCGCATCGAGGGCGAGGGCCCCGAGGGGGAGACGTTCGCCCCAGCCTGTGCCGAGGAGTGTCCGCCACAGCTCCGGCTTGTCGGCTTCCTCGACGACGAGGAGGGCCCGATTCACAAGCTCGTCAACGAGTACGAGGTGGCGCTGCCGCTGCACCCGGAGTTTCAGACCCAGCCGAACGTCTACTACATCCCGCCGTTCGCGCCCGGCCAGCACACGGAGAACGGGGAGACGGTCGACATCGACCGCATCCCGCGGCAGTACCTCCGGGAGCTGTTCGGCGACGGCGTCGACGAGGCGCTCGACACCATCGAACGGGAGCGCCAGCGGGCCCGACAGGGCGAGGACAGCGAGCTGATGGAACTGCTCCAGGACAAGAACCCGGCGAAACAGTACCGGTTGGAGGTCTTTGACGATGACTGA
- a CDS encoding ethylbenzene dehydrogenase-related protein — protein MTDHRRTLALTAVLAGLIVVSTVAAPMASARPAHEIPVAEVSTADLAQPNADGWTEVPASDVPLASAPSSVPNADDTSVETVDVQAARTEQRLYVRLQWHDATRDTNASATRAFADAVAVQFPANTSSRPPIAMGGPDNRVNVWYWSGATGTQELLAGGAGSTTAFENPTVSANASHTGTGGNATWTVVYSRQLDAPSENRTDLRTDGDLDVAFAVWNGSNGERSGQKAVSEWHYYPFSGGPQGPPYETLLWTVAGIAIVAVVGVTSFGIYRTRGVE, from the coding sequence ATGACTGACCACCGACGCACGCTCGCACTCACGGCGGTGCTGGCGGGGCTCATCGTCGTTTCGACGGTGGCCGCGCCGATGGCCAGCGCCCGGCCAGCACACGAGATTCCGGTCGCGGAGGTATCGACAGCCGACCTCGCACAGCCGAACGCCGACGGCTGGACGGAGGTCCCGGCCTCGGACGTGCCACTCGCGAGCGCCCCGAGTAGCGTCCCGAACGCCGACGACACGTCCGTCGAGACGGTCGACGTGCAGGCGGCCCGCACCGAGCAGCGGCTGTACGTCCGTCTGCAGTGGCACGACGCGACACGGGACACGAACGCCAGCGCAACGCGGGCGTTCGCTGACGCGGTTGCGGTCCAGTTCCCGGCCAACACGAGTTCCCGGCCGCCGATAGCGATGGGCGGCCCGGACAACCGAGTCAACGTCTGGTACTGGAGCGGGGCGACCGGGACGCAGGAGCTGCTGGCCGGCGGTGCCGGCTCCACGACGGCGTTCGAGAACCCAACCGTCTCGGCCAACGCGAGCCACACCGGGACCGGCGGCAACGCCACCTGGACGGTGGTCTACTCGCGCCAGCTTGACGCCCCGAGCGAGAACCGGACTGACCTGCGGACCGACGGTGACCTCGACGTGGCCTTCGCTGTCTGGAACGGCTCCAACGGCGAGCGGTCCGGCCAGAAAGCGGTCAGCGAGTGGCACTACTACCCGTTCAGCGGTGGCCCGCAGGGGCCGCCCTACGAGACGCTGCTGTGGACCGTCGCCGGCATTGCCATCGTCGCCGTCGTCGGCGTCACCAGCTTCGGCATCTACCGCACGCGGGGGGTCGAGTGA
- a CDS encoding molecular chaperone TorD family protein: protein MATTPTDPVDDVDEDAAARGAVYATLAKAFEYPGESFHEAAANGSLEADLRACLDRTALDVAVPSLTTDDDYETLAARYNDIFELGYSEYTDRTDGSLEAEGPPVPLYESKYRPDHSWNDVNLDLARAYSHYGLEIDQDERDNHDAVTYELEFAGYLARREAAVGDDAATARLDFHDRHLGHAAAGVADRLADEPGTDVYGGFGELLEAFVRADRNDLAARLEGQR, encoded by the coding sequence ATGGCGACCACGCCGACCGACCCAGTCGACGACGTAGACGAGGACGCGGCCGCCCGCGGCGCGGTGTACGCGACGCTGGCGAAGGCGTTCGAGTACCCCGGGGAGTCGTTCCACGAGGCCGCCGCGAACGGCTCGCTCGAAGCCGACCTCCGGGCCTGTCTCGACCGCACCGCGCTGGACGTGGCCGTCCCGTCGCTGACCACCGACGACGACTACGAGACGCTCGCGGCCCGCTACAACGACATCTTCGAACTCGGCTACAGCGAGTACACGGACCGGACCGACGGCTCGCTGGAGGCGGAGGGGCCGCCGGTCCCGCTGTACGAGTCCAAATACCGGCCGGACCACTCCTGGAACGACGTGAACCTCGACCTCGCGCGGGCCTACAGCCACTACGGCCTGGAAATCGACCAGGACGAACGTGACAACCACGACGCCGTGACCTACGAACTGGAGTTCGCGGGGTACCTGGCCCGCCGGGAGGCCGCCGTCGGTGACGACGCCGCGACGGCCCGGCTGGACTTCCACGACCGCCACCTCGGCCACGCGGCGGCCGGCGTCGCGGACCGACTGGCCGACGAGCCGGGAACCGACGTCTACGGCGGCTTCGGCGAACTGCTGGAGGCGTTCGTCCGGGCCGACCGCAACGACCTCGCGGCGCGTCTGGAGGGGCAGCGATGA
- a CDS encoding HEAT repeat domain-containing protein gives MTGCHDDDEFEKHLEEDPDPQLDPERSPGLHTDIEALEDIEVSREDVTIGEATPEELAASDTEPVEDDAVASLLADIEHGSKTDRRRAALELKDRASTDEIVAALARAATTDDDSDVRQFAVEALTAHGGERAAAVAVELLDDPDPWVRAEAVVTLDNVDREAHEDDIEDAVHDDHHAVRRNAAISLFKLRGEAMADLLLEQSRDDSERVREWAAHMLGGVDEDRACERLRELTDDPATVVRQTAERSLDADPGTFRRQFGSALENDARLLPGEDRLNRMPDL, from the coding sequence ATGACCGGCTGTCACGACGACGACGAGTTCGAGAAGCACCTCGAAGAGGACCCGGACCCGCAACTGGACCCCGAGCGCAGTCCGGGCCTGCACACCGACATCGAGGCGCTGGAGGACATCGAGGTGAGCCGTGAGGACGTGACCATCGGCGAGGCCACGCCGGAGGAACTGGCCGCCAGCGACACCGAGCCTGTCGAGGACGACGCGGTGGCGTCGCTGCTGGCCGACATCGAACACGGTTCGAAGACCGACCGACGCCGTGCTGCGCTCGAACTCAAAGACCGCGCGTCCACCGACGAAATCGTGGCGGCGCTGGCCCGCGCCGCGACGACCGACGACGACAGCGACGTGCGTCAGTTCGCCGTCGAGGCGCTGACGGCCCACGGCGGCGAGCGGGCCGCGGCGGTCGCGGTGGAACTACTCGACGACCCCGACCCCTGGGTCCGGGCGGAGGCCGTCGTCACGCTGGACAACGTCGACCGCGAGGCCCACGAGGACGACATCGAAGACGCGGTCCACGACGACCACCACGCCGTCCGGCGCAACGCGGCCATCTCGCTGTTCAAACTCCGCGGTGAGGCGATGGCCGATCTGCTGTTGGAACAGAGCCGCGACGACAGCGAGCGGGTCCGCGAGTGGGCCGCCCACATGCTCGGCGGCGTCGACGAAGACCGTGCCTGCGAGCGACTGCGTGAACTCACCGACGACCCCGCGACCGTGGTCCGCCAGACCGCCGAGCGGTCCCTCGACGCGGACCCCGGAACCTTCCGCCGTCAGTTCGGCAGCGCGCTGGAGAACGACGCCCGACTGCTGCCCGGCGAAGACAGACTCAACCGGATGCCCGACCTCTGA
- a CDS encoding P-loop NTPase, with protein sequence MTDGTSTTLTDRIEAALRDVRDPNADLSVFDAGFVENIDAADGEVTIEADLTALDGQTSTQVVQAMLRAVDEVDGVESVHVERTTPTSEDHASVESFDHVIAVASAKGGVGKSTVATHLACALAADNDVALFDADIHGPNVPELLDVSGPVHSSEEGDPLPVRAGDMDVMSVGLMESGAPLAWRGAMAHDALDDLFENTAWRNDDVLVLDLPPGTGDVVLTTLQEVPVDGVVVVTTPFHASVSDTSRTVELFRDNDVPVLGTVVNMAEYVCDCCGEPNDLFTGDALSDLDAEVLAELPFSHDLQGTPAPGSVPDAVSSLGDAVESALDTAGVVSVDPTVDIRDLPPQERKDRVRERFTALDSGEPFVLVSDRDPTPVGQFLGRLAEAPREAFDPFEVRRETPEAWVLETAKP encoded by the coding sequence ATGACTGATGGAACGTCCACCACACTGACCGACCGCATCGAAGCCGCACTGCGAGACGTGCGCGACCCGAACGCCGACCTCTCCGTGTTCGACGCGGGCTTCGTCGAGAACATCGACGCGGCCGACGGCGAGGTGACAATCGAAGCGGACCTGACCGCACTGGACGGCCAGACGAGCACGCAGGTCGTGCAGGCGATGCTCCGCGCGGTCGACGAGGTAGACGGTGTCGAGAGCGTCCACGTCGAGCGGACGACACCGACGAGTGAGGACCACGCAAGCGTCGAGTCGTTCGACCACGTGATCGCCGTCGCCAGCGCGAAAGGCGGCGTCGGCAAGTCGACGGTCGCCACGCATCTGGCCTGTGCGCTGGCCGCTGACAACGATGTGGCGCTGTTCGACGCCGACATCCACGGGCCGAACGTCCCCGAGCTGCTGGACGTGAGCGGGCCGGTCCACTCCAGCGAAGAGGGTGACCCGCTCCCGGTCCGGGCGGGCGACATGGACGTGATGAGCGTCGGCCTGATGGAAAGCGGCGCACCGCTGGCCTGGCGCGGCGCGATGGCCCACGACGCGCTCGACGATTTGTTCGAGAACACCGCCTGGCGCAACGACGACGTGCTGGTGCTCGACCTGCCGCCGGGAACGGGCGACGTGGTGCTGACGACGCTTCAGGAGGTCCCCGTCGACGGCGTGGTCGTCGTGACGACGCCGTTTCACGCGAGCGTCAGCGACACCAGCCGAACGGTCGAACTGTTCCGGGACAACGACGTGCCGGTGCTGGGCACCGTCGTCAACATGGCCGAATACGTCTGTGACTGCTGTGGCGAGCCAAACGACCTGTTCACGGGGGACGCGCTGTCGGACCTCGACGCCGAAGTGCTGGCCGAACTGCCGTTCTCACACGACCTGCAAGGGACGCCAGCGCCCGGCAGCGTGCCCGACGCTGTCAGCAGTTTGGGAGACGCTGTCGAATCCGCCCTCGACACCGCCGGCGTGGTGTCAGTCGATCCCACGGTCGACATCCGCGACTTGCCGCCACAGGAGCGCAAAGACCGGGTTCGGGAACGGTTCACCGCACTGGACAGTGGCGAGCCGTTCGTCCTCGTCAGCGACCGCGACCCGACCCCCGTCGGACAGTTCCTGGGCCGGCTCGCAGAGGCCCCACGAGAGGCCTTCGACCCGTTCGAGGTCCGACGGGAAACGCCCGAGGCCTGGGTACTGGAGACGGCCAAGCCGTGA
- a CDS encoding trimeric intracellular cation channel family protein, with amino-acid sequence MNAIGLVGFAFVGAAKAIEERYDVFGVTVVGVMTALGGGTTRDLLLNSVPNSLQSPGEVALSLLGVTAAVLFVHFLDDGHQHPVVLTADAIGLAAFTTTGALLGQQAGLPVFAVVALATVNAAGGGAISDLLLGRTPFILREDFYASCAVIGGLAFWALAQMGVPLSVASAGCALAVLLARGLGLGRGWSLPTVQAWERRDAQ; translated from the coding sequence ATGAACGCTATCGGGCTGGTCGGGTTCGCGTTCGTCGGCGCGGCGAAAGCCATCGAAGAGCGATACGACGTGTTCGGCGTCACGGTCGTCGGCGTGATGACGGCACTGGGTGGCGGGACGACGCGGGATCTGCTGTTGAACAGCGTTCCGAACTCCCTGCAGTCACCCGGCGAGGTCGCTCTCTCGCTTCTCGGCGTCACCGCCGCTGTGCTGTTCGTACATTTCCTCGACGACGGCCACCAGCACCCGGTCGTCCTGACGGCCGACGCCATCGGGCTGGCGGCATTTACGACCACTGGTGCGCTGCTGGGCCAGCAGGCCGGCCTTCCGGTGTTTGCCGTCGTCGCGCTGGCGACCGTCAACGCAGCCGGCGGCGGTGCCATCTCGGACCTGCTGTTGGGCCGAACGCCGTTTATCCTCCGCGAAGACTTCTACGCGTCCTGTGCCGTTATCGGCGGCCTCGCCTTCTGGGCGCTGGCACAGATGGGCGTGCCGCTCAGCGTAGCATCGGCCGGGTGCGCGCTCGCGGTGCTGTTGGCCCGAGGACTGGGCCTCGGCCGTGGGTGGTCGCTTCCGACGGTGCAGGCATGGGAGCGACGCGACGCACAGTAA